A single region of the Tursiops truncatus isolate mTurTru1 chromosome 18, mTurTru1.mat.Y, whole genome shotgun sequence genome encodes:
- the SAP18 gene encoding histone deacetylase complex subunit SAP18, which translates to MLAVGVGGQGERLAGRRRKMAVESRVTQEEIKKEPEKPIDREKTCPLLLRVFTTNNGRHHRMDEFSRGNVPSSELQIYTWMDATLKELTSLVKEVYPEARKKGTHFNFAIVFTDLKRPGYRVKEIGSTMSGRKGTDDSMTLQSQKFQIGDYLDIAITPPNRAPPPSGRMRPY; encoded by the exons ATGCTCGCTGTTGGGGTCGGAGGTCAGGGCGAGCGTCTAGCGGGCCGCAGGAGGAAGATGGCGGTGGAGTCGCGCGTTACTCAGGAGGAGATTAAGAAGGAGCCCGAGAAGCCCATCGATAGGGAGAAG ACCTGCCCGCTGTTGCTGCGCGTCTTCACCACCAACAACGGCCGCCACCACCGCATGGACGAGTTCTCCCGCGGAAACGTGCCGTCTAGTGAGCTGCAGATCTACACCTG gatgGATGCAACCTTGAAAGAACTGACTAGTTTAGTAAAAGAAGTCTACCCAGAAGCCAGAAAGAAGGGCACACACTTCAATTTTGCAATTGTTTTTACAGATCTTAAAAGGCCTGGCTATCG AGTAAAGGAGATTGGCAGCACCATGTCTGGGAGAAAGGGGACTGACGACTCCATGACGCTGCAGTCGCAGAAGTTCCAAATCGGAGACTATCTGGACATAGCAATCACTCCTCCAAATCGGGCACCACCTCCTTCAGGGCGCATGAGGCCatactga